The Saprospiraceae bacterium genome includes a window with the following:
- a CDS encoding nucleoside deaminase → MEMFLNEAIEEAKTGLQEGGIPIGSVIVHNGSIIGRGHNKRIQKGSVVLHGEMDALENAGRLPASVYRECTLYTTLSPCPMCTGAILLYGIPKVIIGENKTFLGAEELLKQNGVEVIVVNDTECIEMMEQFIRDRSELWNEDIGV, encoded by the coding sequence ATGGAAATGTTTTTAAATGAAGCAATAGAAGAAGCCAAAACCGGCCTTCAGGAGGGTGGAATCCCTATTGGATCCGTAATCGTTCATAATGGGAGCATTATCGGACGTGGACACAACAAACGGATTCAGAAAGGCAGTGTTGTACTTCATGGAGAGATGGATGCCTTGGAGAATGCGGGCCGACTACCGGCTTCCGTTTACCGGGAATGTACTTTATACACCACACTTTCCCCTTGTCCAATGTGCACCGGAGCAATCCTGTTGTACGGAATCCCAAAAGTTATCATAGGAGAAAACAAAACTTTCCTGGGAGCAGAAGAATTATTAAAACAAAACGGCGTGGAAGTTATCGTGGTCAATGACACGGAATGCATCGAAATGATGGAGCAATTCATCCGTGACCGCTCTGAACTATGGAACGAAGATATTGGGGTGTAA
- a CDS encoding ABC transporter ATP-binding protein, whose amino-acid sequence MISTTDLSKTYIMGQEIINALKSVSFSIHKNEYVALMGPSGSGKSTLMNILGCLDSPTEGSYILNDIDVSSMSDGELAEVRNKQIGFVFQTFNLLPRLSSLENVALPLVYAGLNKKERTEKAEAVMEKVGLADRMTHKPNELSGGQRQRVAIARALVNDPAIILADEPTGNLDTKTSIEIMSIFEAIHNAGNTVIVVTHEPDIADHAHRIIRLRDGKIESDYKNENIILVDNPDHKYNLH is encoded by the coding sequence ATTATATCGACAACAGATCTCAGCAAAACCTACATAATGGGTCAGGAAATTATAAATGCGCTTAAATCAGTTAGTTTTAGTATCCATAAAAATGAATATGTAGCATTGATGGGACCATCCGGATCCGGAAAATCTACACTCATGAATATTTTGGGATGTCTGGACAGTCCGACTGAAGGATCCTATATTTTAAATGACATAGATGTAAGTTCTATGTCGGACGGAGAGCTTGCAGAAGTCAGAAATAAACAGATAGGATTTGTATTTCAGACCTTTAATTTGTTACCTCGGTTAAGTTCGCTTGAAAACGTAGCTCTTCCTTTAGTTTACGCCGGGCTGAATAAAAAAGAAAGAACTGAGAAAGCAGAAGCTGTAATGGAAAAAGTCGGATTGGCAGACAGAATGACGCATAAACCTAATGAATTGTCCGGTGGACAACGACAAAGAGTAGCCATAGCAAGAGCATTGGTCAACGACCCTGCTATTATTCTGGCAGATGAACCCACCGGAAATCTGGATACCAAAACGTCTATTGAAATTATGTCAATCTTTGAAGCGATCCACAATGCAGGAAATACTGTAATCGTCGTAACACACGAACCTGATATAGCTGATCATGCACACAGAATCATCAGGCTCAGAGATGGAAAAATAGAAAGTGATTACAAAAATGAAAACATCATTTTAGTTGATAATCCGGACCATAAATACAATCTTCATTAA
- a CDS encoding T9SS type A sorting domain-containing protein: MKQIFVFCSFFVINFVAGQNVKTTLRPADLVENAKSEGSFIPYELFKQTSSRNEPVIPSEIKSYSLLELDMTSLDRLLQSPDSRLQLTLPSVERQSLSLELVEVQLLSQDFNLIVAPEMKKVKTSDVGRHYRGIISGDPQSIVAISVFKNQVMGLVSKSDGKGNLVLGKLAESDLFILYEDHQIIDKFQFQCGTPDQGIGYSRAELSDNHSGNRALTDCVRLYLEVDYDIFVNKGSSVSNVNTFVTGIFNQVATLYANENINTVVSEIVVWNTASPYNSTSSIGMLNAFTAYRQGFNGDLAQLLSYKASGGVAYVDGLCRTNPDYSMSYAGIQSGYQNVPVYSWTVEVCTHEYGHLFGSQHTHACVWNGNNTAIDGCYAPEGSCSSPGLPSGGGTIMSYCHLTSAGINFNNGFGVQPGNVMRNKVTNANCLQTCGNNPPPPPPPPPTCSQNQLVLTLKLDNYPSETTWNIKNSTGATLYSGGGYSQANATVTVNLCLATGCFTFNIFDSYGDGICCGYGNGFYNIKQGTTTLISGGQFGSSEVRAFCATGSAPTCTDGIQNGQETGVDCGGPTCPACPTCSDGVKNGQETGVDCGGPTCPACPTCTDGIQNGQETGVDCGGPTCPSCPTCTDGIQNGQETGVDCNGPTCPACPTCTDGIQNGSETGVDCGGTNCPPCSTGNSVTTTTLAGHYFETGWDGWTSGGYDCVRYNGTYSPEGSFSIQLRDDEGELSSMTSPIFNLTPYDSVKIEFRYRAISMETGEDFWLRYFNGTTWVTLKSYVRGTGFNNNTIYTSTVKLSSNLVSNARFRFQNDAGDNTDRIYIDAVVIKGFSSQSSCTDGIQNGQETGVDCGGSTCPSCPTCTDGIQNGQETGVDCGGPGCPACSNCSDGIQNGQETGIDCGGPSCPACPTCSDGTQNGTETGVDCGGANCPPCNSGGSSVQLSGHYFETGWDGWLDGGIDCFRYNGINSPEGNFSIRLRDNEGELSAMTSPVYNLTSFNGVQIQFMFRTVSMEPGEDFWLRYYNGTAWVTVGTFVSGTNFNNNTVYSATVTLTGVFPNNGRFRFQADAGDDTDLVYIDAVVITGTTGSNLPENSIDIVVIAEDVASQDTEQALLSVNIFPNPADQLLNIVASDEISIIRLYNNQGMVLLEKLVSEANHTLDISELIPGLYMIQLEAESGRHIRKFIKK, from the coding sequence ATGAAACAGATATTCGTTTTTTGCAGTTTTTTTGTAATTAATTTTGTCGCGGGACAAAATGTTAAAACTACTTTACGTCCTGCCGATTTGGTAGAAAATGCTAAATCTGAAGGTTCTTTTATACCGTATGAGTTATTTAAACAAACCTCTTCGAGAAATGAGCCTGTAATACCTTCTGAGATTAAGTCCTACAGTTTGCTGGAGTTGGATATGACATCCTTAGACCGTTTATTACAATCTCCGGATTCAAGATTGCAGTTGACCTTGCCTTCTGTTGAAAGGCAGTCTTTGTCACTCGAATTGGTTGAAGTTCAATTGCTGAGTCAGGATTTCAATCTGATTGTAGCTCCTGAAATGAAAAAAGTGAAAACATCAGATGTTGGCAGGCATTACAGGGGTATCATTTCGGGTGATCCGCAAAGTATCGTAGCAATCAGTGTATTTAAAAATCAGGTAATGGGTCTTGTTTCAAAATCTGATGGAAAAGGCAATCTGGTCTTGGGTAAATTGGCAGAGAGTGATTTATTCATATTGTACGAAGATCACCAGATAATTGATAAATTTCAATTTCAGTGCGGAACACCAGATCAGGGAATCGGTTACTCAAGAGCAGAGTTGTCAGACAATCATTCAGGCAACAGGGCATTGACTGACTGTGTAAGATTATACCTTGAAGTAGATTACGACATATTTGTAAACAAGGGTTCCAGTGTAAGCAATGTAAACACTTTTGTTACAGGTATTTTCAATCAGGTAGCTACTTTATATGCAAATGAAAATATAAATACAGTTGTTTCAGAAATAGTAGTCTGGAATACAGCAAGCCCGTACAACTCAACCTCTTCTATTGGAATGTTAAATGCATTCACAGCATACCGACAGGGATTTAATGGTGATTTGGCTCAACTTCTGTCTTACAAAGCAAGTGGAGGTGTGGCTTATGTGGATGGTTTATGCAGGACTAATCCGGATTATAGTATGAGCTATGCAGGTATTCAATCAGGTTATCAGAATGTTCCTGTCTATAGCTGGACGGTAGAAGTATGTACGCATGAATATGGCCATTTGTTTGGTTCACAACATACTCATGCTTGTGTATGGAATGGAAATAATACTGCAATTGATGGTTGTTATGCACCCGAAGGGAGTTGTTCTTCGCCGGGTCTGCCTTCAGGTGGCGGTACGATTATGTCTTATTGCCATTTGACTTCAGCAGGTATAAATTTTAATAATGGTTTCGGTGTTCAACCTGGTAATGTGATGAGAAATAAAGTTACCAATGCCAATTGTTTGCAAACCTGTGGAAACAACCCCCCTCCGCCGCCACCACCACCACCAACCTGCTCTCAGAATCAATTGGTTTTGACATTAAAATTGGATAATTATCCATCAGAAACTACCTGGAATATTAAAAATTCTACGGGGGCAACTTTATACTCCGGAGGAGGATACAGCCAGGCAAATGCAACAGTCACCGTTAACTTATGCCTTGCAACCGGCTGTTTTACATTCAATATTTTTGATTCTTATGGTGATGGTATATGTTGTGGTTACGGAAATGGATTCTATAATATTAAACAAGGAACTACTACGCTTATTAGTGGAGGTCAATTTGGTAGTTCAGAAGTGAGAGCATTTTGTGCTACCGGTTCTGCACCTACCTGTACAGATGGTATTCAGAATGGACAGGAAACTGGTGTGGATTGTGGGGGGCCGACTTGCCCTGCATGCCCAACCTGTTCAGATGGTGTCAAAAATGGACAGGAGACTGGTGTGGATTGTGGCGGACCGACTTGTCCTGCATGCCCGACCTGTACGGATGGGATACAAAATGGACAGGAGACTGGTGTGGATTGTGGCGGACCGACTTGCCCTTCATGCCCGACTTGTACAGATGGTATTCAGAATGGACAGGAGACTGGTGTGGATTGTAACGGACCGACTTGCCCTGCATGCCCGACCTGTACGGATGGGATACAAAATGGTAGTGAAACCGGGGTAGATTGTGGAGGAACAAATTGTCCGCCATGCAGTACTGGTAATTCCGTGACAACAACAACATTAGCCGGACATTATTTTGAGACAGGATGGGATGGCTGGACAAGTGGAGGATATGATTGTGTCCGATATAATGGTACATATTCACCTGAAGGTAGTTTTTCTATCCAATTAAGAGATGACGAAGGTGAGCTTTCATCCATGACTTCACCGATATTTAATTTAACGCCTTATGACTCTGTCAAAATTGAGTTTCGGTACAGAGCAATCAGTATGGAAACCGGTGAAGATTTTTGGCTAAGGTATTTTAACGGCACAACCTGGGTGACTTTAAAATCATATGTTCGGGGTACTGGATTTAATAACAATACAATTTACACATCCACAGTAAAATTGTCATCAAATCTGGTATCCAATGCCCGATTCAGGTTTCAAAATGATGCGGGAGATAATACAGACAGAATATACATAGATGCAGTGGTTATTAAGGGTTTCAGTTCGCAATCCAGTTGTACAGATGGTATTCAAAATGGACAGGAGACTGGTGTGGATTGTGGGGGATCGACTTGCCCTTCATGTCCGACCTGTACAGATGGTATTCAAAATGGTCAGGAAACTGGTGTAGATTGTGGCGGTCCGGGCTGTCCGGCATGTTCAAACTGTAGTGACGGTATTCAAAATGGTCAGGAGACAGGAATTGATTGCGGTGGACCTTCTTGCCCTGCATGTCCGACATGTTCAGATGGAACTCAAAATGGTACAGAAACAGGAGTAGATTGCGGTGGTGCAAATTGTCCTCCGTGTAATTCGGGAGGTTCGTCAGTACAGTTAAGCGGTCACTATTTTGAAACGGGATGGGACGGCTGGCTTGATGGCGGCATTGATTGTTTCAGATACAATGGTATCAATTCACCTGAAGGTAATTTTTCAATCAGACTCAGAGACAATGAAGGTGAATTGTCAGCGATGACTTCTCCTGTTTACAATTTGACATCATTTAATGGCGTTCAGATACAATTTATGTTCCGAACGGTCAGTATGGAACCCGGTGAAGATTTTTGGTTGCGATATTACAATGGTACTGCCTGGGTTACAGTCGGGACTTTTGTCAGTGGAACCAACTTTAATAATAATACTGTGTATTCTGCAACGGTTACTTTGACCGGCGTATTTCCCAATAATGGCAGATTCAGGTTTCAGGCAGATGCCGGAGATGATACGGATCTGGTTTATATTGACGCAGTTGTGATAACAGGCACAACGGGAAGTAACCTTCCGGAAAATTCAATCGATATAGTAGTCATTGCAGAAGATGTAGCGTCTCAAGATACAGAGCAGGCTTTGCTTTCTGTTAATATATTTCCTAATCCGGCGGACCAATTATTAAACATAGTAGCTTCGGATGAAATTTCAATAATCAGGCTATATAATAATCAGGGAATGGTTTTGTTGGAAAAATTAGTCTCAGAAGCAAATCATACATTAGATATTTCAGAATTAATACCAGGGTTGTATATGATACAATTAGAAGCAGAAAGCGGACGACATATCCGGAAGTTTATTAAAAAATGA
- a CDS encoding cation-translocating P-type ATPase, producing the protein MKKIKNTVQNPHSLSVEEILDLLRTSQQSGLEEKEVKNRIKKYGLNIYQTQKLKSVWIILLLQFKNPIVYLLIFGVSVSLYFQDYIEAIAIAVVILINAFIGFFMEMQARSSMEALKKMDVILSRVLRDGKVYEISSEHITIGDIVLLEAGDVIPGDGRLIDANQLQCEESALTGESLPSEKLTHKLPVNTIPADQTNMVFKGSSVMNGKARAVITTIAQNTQLGSITSLVEQSADTVTPLDRKLNLLSKNLIWITLALTVVFAMTGVIQGQTWEFIIKTSIALAVAAIPEGLPIVATVALAYGMLLLAKQNAVVKRLASVETLGSTNVILTDKTGTLTENSIHVDTFSFPDEQIKVKIEKKTLIFENQKIINSTENYNKLRVISALCNNVVEEKKAGKKKLLGDPIEIALINMLNASGKDLHEIKNNYDRISEIPFSSETKIMGTLHEVSGEQFVAAKGSVENLLEKCTMILKGGSVSELNQKEINHILKEGEKMAATGLRILAFAYKTGKDLNKKDFVSDLIYIGMISFLDPPRLDIKDAILTCRKAGIKIVMITGDHPKTALNIAHKVGLIDENENEVITGKALRASVSDSVEWKNKILRTPVFARTTPAQKLEITEIYQKDGNIVAMLGDGVNDAPALKKADIGIAMGLRGTQVAKETADIILKDDSFSSIVNAVSHGREIFQNIQKFVVYLFSCNLSEIFIVTTMGFLAPLANLLPLQILFLNLVTDVFPALALGVGKGDETIMDRMPRDPKKNIITRKNWITIGLYSVVITISVICAVTISKWYISNDDTVSNNVAFITLTFAQLFHVFNMSSPGSKLLKNDITKNKFIWYALGICILLLAFVFISPYMRFVLDLQILPLEVWILSVVAGLIPLLIIRLFRIIRS; encoded by the coding sequence ATGAAGAAAATAAAAAATACTGTCCAAAATCCCCACAGCCTTTCAGTAGAGGAAATTCTGGATTTACTCCGGACCAGTCAGCAATCAGGTTTAGAAGAAAAAGAAGTAAAAAACAGAATAAAAAAATACGGCTTAAATATCTATCAGACACAAAAATTAAAATCTGTCTGGATCATTCTTTTGTTGCAGTTTAAAAATCCAATTGTTTACCTTTTAATTTTTGGTGTCTCAGTTTCCCTTTATTTTCAGGATTATATTGAAGCAATTGCAATTGCCGTAGTGATATTAATCAATGCTTTTATAGGATTTTTTATGGAAATGCAAGCACGAAGTTCTATGGAAGCCTTAAAGAAAATGGATGTTATTTTAAGCAGAGTCTTGCGTGATGGAAAAGTTTATGAAATTTCTTCAGAGCACATAACGATTGGAGATATTGTATTGTTGGAAGCAGGAGATGTCATACCCGGAGATGGACGTTTAATAGATGCCAATCAATTGCAATGCGAAGAATCTGCTTTAACTGGTGAATCTCTCCCTTCTGAAAAGTTGACCCACAAATTGCCGGTAAATACAATACCTGCCGATCAGACAAATATGGTTTTCAAAGGTTCTTCTGTGATGAACGGAAAAGCTAGAGCAGTGATTACTACTATTGCACAAAATACACAACTGGGCTCCATAACTTCCCTGGTTGAACAATCGGCAGATACAGTCACTCCATTGGACAGAAAACTCAACTTGCTTAGCAAAAATCTGATTTGGATTACATTGGCTTTGACTGTAGTTTTTGCCATGACAGGAGTCATTCAAGGCCAAACATGGGAATTTATAATCAAAACATCCATTGCGCTTGCAGTAGCTGCTATTCCTGAAGGATTGCCCATTGTAGCAACTGTTGCACTGGCGTATGGAATGTTGCTTTTGGCCAAACAGAATGCGGTAGTAAAAAGACTTGCTTCTGTAGAGACATTAGGAAGTACCAATGTTATCCTGACGGACAAAACAGGCACACTCACCGAAAACTCCATTCACGTAGATACATTTTCTTTTCCGGATGAACAAATAAAGGTTAAAATTGAAAAGAAAACTTTGATCTTTGAAAATCAAAAGATAATAAATAGCACAGAGAATTACAACAAATTAAGGGTTATCTCCGCACTATGCAATAACGTGGTTGAAGAAAAAAAAGCGGGCAAAAAAAAGCTTTTGGGAGATCCTATCGAAATCGCATTGATAAATATGCTTAATGCATCAGGAAAGGATTTACACGAAATAAAAAATAATTATGATCGTATTTCTGAAATTCCGTTTAGTTCAGAAACAAAAATTATGGGAACTCTTCATGAGGTATCAGGGGAACAATTTGTAGCTGCCAAAGGTTCTGTGGAAAACCTGCTGGAAAAATGTACAATGATATTAAAAGGTGGTTCTGTTTCTGAATTGAATCAAAAAGAAATCAACCATATTCTGAAGGAGGGAGAAAAAATGGCTGCAACAGGTTTGCGTATTTTAGCATTTGCATATAAAACAGGAAAGGACCTTAACAAAAAGGATTTTGTATCTGATTTGATTTATATCGGGATGATAAGTTTTTTAGATCCACCTAGACTGGACATCAAAGACGCAATTCTTACATGTCGTAAAGCCGGAATTAAAATTGTCATGATCACAGGAGACCATCCTAAAACAGCCTTGAATATTGCCCATAAAGTTGGACTGATAGATGAAAATGAAAATGAAGTAATTACCGGCAAAGCACTCAGAGCATCTGTATCTGACTCTGTGGAATGGAAAAACAAAATACTTAGAACTCCGGTATTTGCCCGCACCACTCCCGCACAAAAACTGGAAATCACAGAAATTTATCAAAAAGATGGTAATATAGTAGCTATGCTGGGTGATGGAGTAAATGATGCTCCAGCGTTAAAAAAAGCTGATATCGGTATTGCTATGGGGTTGAGAGGCACACAGGTTGCTAAAGAAACAGCTGACATTATATTGAAAGATGATTCATTTAGCTCGATTGTCAATGCAGTATCACATGGACGTGAAATTTTTCAAAACATTCAAAAATTTGTGGTTTATCTTTTCTCGTGTAATCTCAGTGAGATCTTTATAGTGACAACAATGGGATTTTTAGCACCCTTAGCCAATTTATTGCCATTGCAGATATTGTTTCTGAATCTGGTCACAGATGTGTTTCCTGCATTGGCATTGGGTGTAGGAAAGGGAGATGAAACGATTATGGATAGAATGCCTCGTGACCCTAAGAAAAACATCATAACTCGTAAAAACTGGATTACAATAGGTTTGTATTCTGTGGTTATTACCATTTCAGTTATTTGTGCAGTGACAATAAGTAAATGGTATATCTCTAATGATGATACAGTATCCAATAATGTAGCATTTATAACATTGACATTTGCCCAATTATTTCATGTATTTAATATGTCTTCACCAGGTTCAAAATTATTGAAAAATGATATTACAAAAAATAAATTTATTTGGTATGCATTGGGCATTTGTATTTTACTTTTAGCTTTTGTTTTTATTTCACCTTATATGCGATTCGTTTTAGACCTGCAAATACTACCTCTTGAAGTTTGGATATTGTCTGTAGTAGCCGGACTAATACCACTGTTGATTATCCGGTTGTTTAGAATTATACGATCTTAG
- a CDS encoding VOC family protein, whose amino-acid sequence MKRVSGIGGIFFKTNDPQATKDWYAKHLGLNTDQWGAVFRFRKMEDPDKTGYLQWSPMEKSTDYFAPSDQEFMINYRVEDIENLVELLKAEGVTICDEIESYDYGKFVHILDQDGRKIELWEPVDEIFDEFYKNVNKS is encoded by the coding sequence ATGAAAAGAGTATCAGGAATCGGAGGGATATTTTTTAAAACAAATGACCCTCAGGCTACCAAAGACTGGTATGCGAAACATCTTGGTTTGAATACGGATCAATGGGGTGCAGTGTTTCGCTTTAGAAAGATGGAAGATCCAGATAAAACCGGTTACCTGCAATGGAGTCCTATGGAAAAGTCAACGGATTATTTTGCTCCTTCAGATCAGGAATTTATGATCAATTACCGCGTCGAAGATATTGAGAATTTGGTTGAATTGTTAAAAGCAGAGGGCGTAACCATTTGCGATGAAATAGAAAGCTATGATTATGGGAAATTTGTTCATATACTTGATCAGGACGGCCGGAAGATTGAGTTGTGGGAACCTGTAGATGAAATATTTGATGAATTTTATAAAAATGTAAATAAATCTTAA
- a CDS encoding penicillin acylase family protein — MRILLFGIIFLINVFLVLFLNGNITLTSNPLPPLGKFLNPFGGAWTVNASGESGDFEIVSEFLKEPVMVKYDDRRVPHIFAQNLEDALFAQGYVEAQNRLFQMEFASLAAAGELSSVLGDKTLEIDREKRRRGMRFAAENAVKGWEQFPEQLKILNSYSAGVNYFIDHLDKKEIPFEFKLLDFEPSEWTLIKSALIFKQMSLTLAGRNDDIKNTNLINTLGQEDFHFLYPETEDIENPIIPESSKMEIDSLNGQKQDSSAFLKETINKVYYESRNPGIGSNSWALSGIKTASGKPIFCNDPHLGLGLPSIWFELHIHTPQFNSYGVSFPGMPGIMIGFNENIAWGETNVGQDVEDLFLIKWVDKQRSKYFLDGSEVPVDYRIEKHKIKGAGDIIDTLRYTYWGPVYHESNDGQHDLAMRWLVHDIPDKPEFMVFVDAMSCNNYENFLDKTANFITPAQNFGFASKEGDIAVRVNGKFPAKYDQDGRFVEYGDNTSFNWQTFYPRQQNPQMLNPERGFIATANQRSADKTFPYYYTGKFEHFRNKTINGKLDTMLDVTIDDMKKMQFNTYSSKAADAVPLILNLLDTMNLSSTQRANFEMMKSWDFQYLAQSEAPVFFEMLFTALEEKTWDEIIAIKNEKDVLLPKPWRLIALLKTDTGNKFFDHKATPEKETAPDIVNIAFESASSRFNDLKSQGSSTTWGEYRPLDIFHLMRLPALSVMNLPADGCPDAINAVGLSFGPSWRMIVNMEDRISAYGIYPGGQSGNPTSKYYSNMIQDWMKGQYYPLRFVRSQDDINDFATQSITFKTKK, encoded by the coding sequence ATGCGTATATTGCTTTTCGGTATAATATTCTTAATAAATGTGTTTTTAGTACTGTTTCTGAATGGAAATATTACGCTTACATCCAACCCGTTACCGCCCTTAGGTAAATTTTTAAATCCATTCGGAGGTGCATGGACTGTGAATGCTTCAGGAGAGAGTGGTGATTTTGAGATTGTTTCAGAATTTTTGAAAGAGCCTGTTATGGTTAAATATGATGATAGACGGGTTCCTCATATTTTTGCTCAGAATCTGGAAGATGCTCTTTTCGCACAAGGATATGTAGAAGCGCAAAACAGATTATTTCAGATGGAATTTGCTTCACTGGCGGCAGCCGGCGAATTGTCTTCGGTTCTTGGTGATAAGACTTTGGAAATTGACAGAGAAAAACGAAGGCGAGGTATGCGTTTTGCCGCCGAAAATGCAGTCAAAGGTTGGGAGCAATTTCCGGAACAGTTAAAAATATTGAATAGTTATTCTGCCGGTGTAAATTATTTTATTGACCACTTAGATAAAAAGGAAATACCTTTTGAATTTAAATTACTTGATTTTGAGCCATCCGAATGGACACTTATAAAATCTGCTTTAATATTCAAACAAATGTCTCTTACCCTGGCGGGAAGAAATGATGACATTAAAAATACGAACCTAATCAATACACTTGGCCAGGAAGATTTTCATTTTCTTTATCCTGAAACGGAAGATATTGAAAATCCAATTATTCCGGAATCATCAAAAATGGAGATTGATTCATTAAACGGACAAAAACAGGATAGCTCTGCTTTTTTAAAAGAAACAATAAATAAAGTATATTACGAATCAAGAAATCCGGGCATTGGTAGTAACAGTTGGGCTTTGTCAGGCATAAAAACAGCATCCGGCAAACCCATTTTTTGCAATGATCCGCATCTGGGCCTCGGCTTACCATCCATCTGGTTTGAACTGCATATTCATACACCTCAATTTAATAGTTATGGCGTCTCTTTTCCGGGAATGCCGGGTATCATGATCGGATTTAATGAAAATATTGCATGGGGAGAGACCAATGTAGGACAGGATGTGGAAGATCTGTTTTTAATTAAATGGGTAGATAAACAAAGGTCTAAATATTTTCTGGACGGGTCAGAAGTACCTGTTGATTATAGAATAGAAAAGCACAAAATCAAAGGAGCTGGCGACATTATTGACACACTCAGATATACTTATTGGGGACCAGTTTATCATGAATCCAATGATGGTCAGCATGATCTGGCAATGAGATGGTTGGTGCATGATATTCCTGATAAACCTGAATTTATGGTTTTTGTGGACGCCATGAGTTGCAATAATTATGAAAATTTTCTTGATAAAACAGCAAATTTTATTACACCGGCTCAGAATTTCGGATTTGCATCCAAAGAAGGAGATATTGCAGTGAGAGTCAATGGAAAATTTCCGGCTAAGTATGATCAGGATGGTCGTTTTGTTGAGTATGGAGATAATACTTCTTTTAATTGGCAGACATTTTACCCAAGACAACAAAATCCGCAGATGTTGAATCCGGAGCGAGGTTTTATTGCAACTGCCAATCAAAGAAGTGCGGACAAAACTTTTCCTTATTATTATACCGGAAAATTTGAGCATTTCAGAAATAAAACAATCAACGGAAAGCTGGATACAATGCTGGATGTGACTATCGACGATATGAAGAAAATGCAATTTAACACCTACTCTTCCAAAGCAGCTGATGCCGTTCCTTTGATATTAAATTTATTAGACACAATGAATTTAAGCAGCACTCAACGAGCAAATTTTGAAATGATGAAATCCTGGGATTTTCAATATTTAGCTCAATCTGAAGCACCTGTTTTTTTTGAAATGTTATTCACAGCACTGGAGGAAAAAACATGGGATGAAATAATAGCAATTAAGAATGAAAAAGATGTCCTTCTTCCGAAACCGTGGAGATTAATAGCCCTGTTAAAGACGGATACCGGCAATAAATTTTTTGATCACAAAGCCACCCCTGAAAAAGAAACAGCTCCCGACATAGTTAATATTGCTTTTGAATCCGCATCTTCCAGGTTCAATGATTTAAAGTCTCAGGGTAGCAGCACAACATGGGGGGAATATCGGCCTTTAGACATATTTCATTTAATGCGCTTACCGGCTTTATCCGTCATGAATCTTCCTGCTGACGGTTGTCCGGATGCTATTAATGCGGTGGGCCTTTCATTTGGGCCAAGTTGGCGTATGATTGTAAATATGGAAGATAGAATCAGTGCTTACGGAATCTATCCGGGTGGGCAGTCCGGAAATCCTACCAGTAAATATTACAGCAATATGATTCAGGACTGGATGAAAGGTCAGTATTATCCTCTTAGGTTTGTACGTTCTCAGGACGATATTAATGATTTCGCTACTCAATCTATCACATTCAAAACGAAAAAATGA
- a CDS encoding dephospho-CoA kinase, translated as MLKVGITGGIGSGKTIVCQIFESIGIPVFYADTEAKKILSSDPAVKKKVKLLLGPKSYHTNGKPDRKFIAGIVFSDAEKLKKLNEIIHPAVGLQSSRWFEQLKDKVNYAIKEAALLVESGSYRELDILIVVSSPVETRIGRVMERDNITKEEVEKRIASQMPESQKNEYADFIILNDESKSLVYQVWAIHQQFLKRTKN; from the coding sequence ATGTTAAAAGTAGGCATAACAGGTGGAATCGGAAGCGGGAAAACCATTGTATGTCAAATATTTGAATCAATAGGAATTCCTGTATTTTATGCAGATACAGAAGCTAAAAAAATACTATCTTCAGACCCGGCTGTAAAAAAAAAGGTAAAATTATTGTTGGGTCCAAAAAGTTATCATACGAATGGTAAACCGGACAGAAAATTCATTGCGGGTATTGTTTTTTCGGATGCAGAAAAATTAAAAAAACTGAATGAAATTATTCATCCGGCAGTTGGTTTGCAATCTTCAAGATGGTTTGAACAATTGAAGGATAAAGTGAATTATGCTATCAAAGAAGCAGCGCTGTTGGTAGAAAGCGGCAGTTATCGGGAGCTGGATATATTGATTGTTGTATCGAGTCCGGTGGAAACGAGAATAGGGAGAGTGATGGAAAGAGATAATATCACCAAAGAAGAAGTTGAAAAAAGAATCGCCAGTCAAATGCCTGAATCACAAAAAAATGAATATGCAGATTTTATTATCCTGAATGATGAAAGCAAGTCACTGGTTTATCAGGTGTGGGCAATTCATCAGCAATTTCTAAAACGCACGAAAAACTAA